Proteins from one Mesorhizobium sp. AR10 genomic window:
- a CDS encoding FAD-dependent oxidoreductase, whose translation MIEEKFDAIVVGAGMSGNAAAYIMASNGLNVLQLERGEYPGSKNVQGAIMYANMLEKIIPDFRDDAPLERHLVEQRLWVMDETSHTGIHYRSDDFNEAKPNRYTIIRAQFDKWFSRKVREAGATVLCETTVTELVRDAQDKVVGVRTDRAGGPIFADVVVLAEGVSGLLGTRAGLRKMPKPETVALAVKEMHFLPEEVIEQRFGVKGDEGCVIEAVGTISRSMAGLGFLYTNKESISLGIGCLVSDFAATMESPYVLLDAFKNHPSIRPLIAGSEVKEYAAHLIPEGGHKAIPQLFGDGWVVVGDAAQFNNAIHREGSNLAMTSGRIAAEAIVGVKRRNNPMTRRNLTIYKTMLDNSFVVKDLRKYKDMPALIHTNSSNFFTTYPRLISLAAQNLMRVDGTPKIEKEKATTRAFINVRSRWGLVSDAVRLALAWR comes from the coding sequence ATGATCGAGGAGAAATTCGACGCCATCGTCGTCGGGGCCGGCATGTCCGGGAACGCAGCTGCTTACATCATGGCAAGCAACGGCCTGAACGTGCTGCAATTGGAGCGCGGTGAATATCCGGGCTCCAAGAACGTTCAGGGCGCCATCATGTACGCGAACATGCTGGAGAAGATCATCCCCGATTTCCGGGATGATGCGCCTCTTGAGCGGCATCTGGTTGAACAGCGGCTTTGGGTGATGGACGAGACCTCCCACACCGGGATTCACTATCGGTCGGATGACTTCAACGAGGCAAAGCCCAACCGCTACACGATCATACGCGCCCAGTTCGACAAATGGTTTTCGCGCAAGGTGCGCGAGGCCGGGGCGACGGTTCTGTGCGAGACGACCGTAACGGAACTCGTCCGTGATGCCCAGGACAAGGTGGTCGGCGTCCGCACGGACCGGGCCGGCGGGCCGATCTTCGCGGACGTGGTCGTTCTCGCAGAAGGTGTCTCGGGACTGCTTGGCACGCGCGCCGGCCTGCGCAAGATGCCGAAACCAGAAACCGTGGCGCTCGCCGTAAAGGAAATGCATTTCCTGCCCGAAGAGGTCATTGAGCAGCGGTTCGGCGTCAAGGGCGATGAAGGCTGCGTCATCGAGGCGGTGGGGACGATCTCCCGCAGCATGGCTGGGCTCGGCTTCCTCTACACCAACAAGGAGTCAATCTCATTGGGCATAGGCTGCCTCGTCTCCGATTTCGCCGCGACGATGGAGAGCCCTTACGTCCTTCTCGATGCGTTCAAAAACCACCCATCGATCCGGCCGCTGATCGCCGGCTCTGAGGTGAAGGAATATGCCGCGCATCTCATTCCCGAAGGCGGCCACAAGGCGATTCCGCAGCTCTTTGGCGACGGCTGGGTCGTGGTCGGTGATGCCGCCCAATTTAACAACGCGATTCACCGCGAAGGTTCGAACCTCGCCATGACCTCCGGCCGGATCGCGGCTGAGGCAATCGTCGGGGTCAAGCGCCGCAACAATCCGATGACCAGACGAAACCTCACCATCTACAAGACCATGCTGGACAACTCCTTCGTGGTCAAAGACCTTCGGAAATACAAAGACATGCCGGCCTTGATCCACACGAATTCCAGCAACTTCTTCACGACTTATCCGCGCTTGATATCCCTGGCCGCGCAGAACTTGATGCGTGTCGACGGCACACCGAAGATTGAAAAGGAAAAGGCCACCACGCGCGCCTTTATCAACGTGCGTTCTCGCTGGGGGCTGGTCAGCGACGCGGTCCGCCTGGCATTGGCCTGGCGCTGA
- a CDS encoding ferredoxin family protein has translation MTIAVTNLRVEDKLYQNRYLVDPGRPHIKVRPHESPSANLRALTHICPAKCYELNDKGQVEITADGCMECGTCRILCESNGEIEWNYPRGGFGVLFKFG, from the coding sequence ATGACGATCGCAGTGACGAATTTACGCGTCGAGGACAAGCTTTACCAGAACCGCTATCTGGTCGATCCTGGCCGGCCGCATATCAAAGTGCGACCGCACGAGAGCCCGAGCGCGAACTTGCGCGCGCTTACCCACATCTGCCCGGCGAAATGCTATGAGTTGAACGACAAGGGTCAAGTGGAGATCACCGCCGACGGCTGCATGGAGTGCGGCACTTGCCGGATATTGTGCGAGAGCAATGGCGAGATCGAGTGGAACTACCCGCGCGGCGGCTTCGGTGTCCTCTTCAAATTCGGGTGA